The following are encoded together in the Bacillus sp. V2I10 genome:
- a CDS encoding RDD family protein, whose translation MDATYEEGHNHEQPLQRIEESHPVMNVHYAGFWLRFWAYLIDLIVIGSVNRIVFHPLFTWLEIPTSDNFIFSPIQICTAVSFYLYFVFMTKYLGQTLGKMVFGLKVISLKHEKLSWSTILFRELIGRFISKFTWIGYAVTAFTPKKQGVHDLFADTAVITEYMKKHEPAAE comes from the coding sequence ATGGATGCTACGTATGAAGAAGGACATAACCATGAGCAGCCTCTTCAGAGAATAGAAGAAAGCCATCCAGTAATGAATGTTCATTACGCAGGCTTCTGGCTCCGGTTTTGGGCATATTTAATCGATTTAATTGTCATTGGAAGCGTAAATCGCATCGTCTTTCATCCGCTGTTTACATGGCTAGAGATTCCGACATCAGACAATTTCATTTTCTCCCCCATTCAAATTTGTACGGCTGTCTCTTTCTACCTGTACTTTGTCTTTATGACAAAGTACTTGGGTCAGACATTGGGGAAAATGGTATTTGGGCTTAAGGTCATATCTCTTAAGCATGAAAAGCTGTCGTGGAGTACCATATTATTCAGAGAGCTGATCGGACGTTTCATTTCAAAATTCACATGGATCGGATATGCTGTCACTGCCTTTACGCCTAAAAAGCAGGGAGTACATGATCTCTTTGCAGATACAGCTGTTATAACGGAATATATGAAAAAACATGAACCTGCTGCCGAATAA
- a CDS encoding DUF2953 domain-containing protein produces the protein MKVLWIWIIACALFLFFLFLTFMKITVIFDLKHVGDDDEIKVKLKAVFGLLKYTIKIPLIKVDPNGPNLILKEEKKMGMASKPKEKDEKISPDDFLTDIKDFKELTEHIVHLHAIIRKFLQHVQIVKFEWRSQLGTGDAATTGMLIGPGWTIKGAAVAVISAHMKLKSQPILSIEPNFYQKSSKTILSCMLHFRTGHAMVAGLRLLKYWRGGRPIFSNQQLSFLSKEKKNKPA, from the coding sequence ATGAAGGTGTTATGGATCTGGATTATTGCATGTGCACTTTTTTTGTTCTTTCTTTTCCTTACTTTTATGAAAATAACGGTTATTTTCGATTTAAAACATGTGGGTGATGATGATGAAATAAAAGTCAAACTGAAAGCCGTATTCGGGCTGCTGAAGTATACCATCAAAATCCCATTAATAAAAGTAGATCCCAATGGCCCAAATCTCATTTTAAAGGAAGAGAAAAAAATGGGTATGGCGAGCAAGCCGAAAGAAAAAGATGAAAAAATCTCACCTGATGATTTTTTGACGGATATAAAGGATTTTAAAGAACTGACAGAGCATATTGTTCATTTACATGCTATCATCCGGAAATTTTTACAGCATGTGCAAATTGTTAAATTTGAATGGCGCTCTCAGTTAGGGACCGGAGATGCTGCGACTACAGGTATGCTTATTGGTCCGGGCTGGACAATAAAAGGAGCAGCGGTAGCGGTTATCAGTGCCCATATGAAGCTGAAAAGCCAGCCAATTCTATCAATTGAACCAAATTTTTATCAAAAAAGTTCAAAAACGATCCTTTCATGTATGCTTCACTTTCGAACCGGGCATGCTATGGTAGCGGGATTACGCTTGCTCAAATATTGGAGAGGCGGACGTCCAATCTTTAGTAATCAGCAACTTTCTTTTCTTTCTAAAGAAAAGAAAAATAAACCAGCTTAG
- the ytfJ gene encoding GerW family sporulation protein, giving the protein MSDHPIQGLMKTAMENLKQMIDVNTIIGDPVETPDGSVILTVSKVGFGFAAGGSEFNASGSEEKNHTGTGGSAGGQKLPFGGGSGGGVSITPIAFLIVGTNGVKMLHLDESTHLYEKILDTAPQAVEKIQGIFKKNRSGQNQSMDQQKQKEDFDI; this is encoded by the coding sequence ATGAGTGATCATCCGATTCAAGGACTTATGAAAACAGCTATGGAAAACCTGAAACAAATGATTGATGTGAACACGATCATTGGCGATCCTGTAGAAACACCTGATGGCAGCGTCATTTTAACAGTTTCAAAGGTTGGCTTTGGTTTTGCTGCTGGCGGAAGTGAATTTAACGCCTCAGGCAGCGAGGAAAAAAATCATACTGGAACAGGCGGGTCAGCGGGAGGTCAGAAATTACCTTTTGGCGGAGGCAGCGGCGGCGGTGTTTCCATTACTCCGATTGCATTTTTAATTGTTGGCACAAATGGCGTAAAGATGCTTCATTTAGATGAAAGCACGCATTTATACGAAAAGATTCTGGATACTGCTCCTCAGGCGGTAGAGAAAATTCAGGGGATTTTCAAAAAAAATCGCAGTGGCCAAAATCAATCAATGGATCAGCAGAAGCAAAAAGAAGATTTTGATATTTAA
- the tpx gene encoding thiol peroxidase, with the protein MASITFKQNPVTLIGNEVKVGDTAPNFTVLANDMSEVSLSDSKGQVRILSVVPSIDTGVCDAQTRRFNEEAAKLDNLKVITVSVDLPFAQKRWCAANGIENVQTVSDHRDLSFGEAYGVHIQELRLLARAVFVVDTNDKVTYVEYVSEATDHPNYDAAIEAAKAAN; encoded by the coding sequence ATGGCATCTATTACATTTAAACAAAATCCGGTAACGCTTATTGGCAATGAGGTAAAGGTTGGGGACACGGCTCCGAATTTCACCGTGCTTGCAAATGATATGTCTGAAGTTTCATTATCTGATTCTAAAGGTCAAGTCCGTATTCTTTCAGTTGTACCTTCCATTGATACGGGTGTATGTGATGCACAAACACGCCGTTTCAATGAAGAAGCAGCTAAATTGGATAACTTAAAAGTAATAACTGTCAGTGTAGACCTTCCATTTGCACAAAAGCGCTGGTGTGCAGCTAACGGCATTGAAAATGTCCAAACGGTTTCTGATCACCGCGATCTTTCTTTTGGCGAAGCGTACGGTGTGCATATCCAGGAATTAAGACTGCTGGCTCGTGCTGTTTTTGTAGTTGACACCAATGATAAAGTGACATACGTTGAATACGTAAGTGAAGCAACAGATCACCCTAATTACGATGCTGCAATTGAGGCTGCTAAAGCTGCAAACTGA
- a CDS encoding class I SAM-dependent methyltransferase produces MQAVSKVEKLFSLMNESAELISKELNCTYIEAVAETGENLFQNEVLQEDMSEIAKKNLAKKYEQLNIRSYEKEEIRKAFQLVILKGLKEGAHANHQMTPDTVGLFTGYLVNKFASDQKEISLLDPAVGTGNLLTTVLNHLKQKQTESFGVEVDDLLIKLAFLNANLGEHSVQFYNQDSLEPLYVDPVDYVICDLPIGYYPNDVGADKFELKADSGHSYSHHLFIEQSIKYTKAGGYLFFIVPNHLFESKEAPKLKEYLKEQVIVQGLLQLPKSLFKDKQHAKSIFILQKKGEGVTAPKHAMLAELPKFSDKAAMQSIMKQLDSWFTENKK; encoded by the coding sequence ATGCAAGCCGTTTCGAAAGTAGAGAAGCTGTTTAGTTTAATGAACGAATCAGCCGAATTAATTTCAAAAGAATTAAATTGTACATACATAGAGGCAGTAGCCGAAACTGGAGAGAATTTATTTCAAAATGAAGTACTTCAGGAGGATATGAGCGAAATCGCCAAAAAGAACCTTGCAAAGAAATATGAGCAATTAAATATCCGTTCATATGAAAAAGAAGAAATCCGCAAAGCGTTCCAGCTCGTTATCTTAAAAGGGCTGAAAGAAGGCGCCCATGCCAATCACCAAATGACCCCTGATACAGTGGGCTTGTTCACCGGATATCTAGTTAATAAATTTGCTTCAGATCAAAAGGAAATCTCCCTTCTCGATCCAGCTGTGGGCACTGGGAATTTATTAACAACTGTTCTAAATCACTTGAAGCAAAAGCAAACGGAAAGCTTTGGCGTAGAAGTTGATGACCTTCTTATAAAACTTGCTTTTTTAAATGCAAATCTGGGAGAGCACTCCGTTCAGTTTTATAATCAGGACTCTCTGGAACCCCTCTATGTTGATCCTGTTGATTATGTCATTTGTGATTTGCCGATTGGCTATTATCCGAATGATGTGGGTGCAGACAAATTTGAACTCAAGGCTGACAGCGGCCATTCCTATTCCCACCACCTCTTTATTGAGCAAAGCATTAAGTACACAAAAGCAGGCGGATATCTTTTCTTTATCGTGCCAAATCATTTATTTGAATCAAAAGAAGCTCCAAAGCTAAAGGAATACTTAAAAGAACAAGTCATAGTCCAAGGCCTTCTTCAGCTGCCAAAGTCTTTGTTCAAAGACAAACAGCATGCTAAAAGCATTTTTATCCTTCAGAAAAAGGGAGAAGGCGTCACTGCTCCTAAACACGCAATGCTTGCCGAACTTCCCAAGTTCTCAGATAAAGCAGCCATGCAGTCCATTATGAAACAGCTCGACAGCTGGTTTACAGAGAATAAAAAGTGA
- a CDS encoding acetate kinase: MAKVIAINAGSSSLKFQLFEMPAEDVLTAGLVERIGLEQAVFTISVNGEKITETTDIPDHAVAVKILLSKLTELGIIGSLDEIEGIGHRVVHGGEKFDDSVLITPETLKEIDELSELAPLHNPANVVGIKAFKEVLPNVPAVAVFDTAFHQTMPEQSFLYSLPYEYYEKFGIRKYGFHGTSHKYVSERAAELLGRPIEQLRLISCHLGNGASIAAIEGGKSIDTSMGFTPLAGVAMGTRSGNIDPALIPFIMEKTGHSAIEVLDILNKKSGLLGISGLSSDLRDITKAAEEGNDRARTSLEVFASRIHKYIGSYAARMSGVDAIIFTAGIGENSIDIRERVLRGLEFMGVYWDPALNQVRGEEAFVSYPHSPVKVIIIPTNEEVMIARDVERIAK, encoded by the coding sequence ATGGCAAAAGTAATTGCAATTAATGCAGGGAGCTCTTCTTTGAAGTTCCAATTATTCGAGATGCCGGCTGAGGACGTTTTAACGGCTGGTCTTGTAGAACGAATCGGTTTAGAGCAAGCCGTATTTACGATTTCAGTAAACGGGGAAAAAATAACAGAAACAACAGATATTCCAGATCATGCTGTTGCTGTTAAAATTCTGCTTTCTAAATTAACAGAGCTTGGAATTATCGGTTCGCTGGATGAAATTGAAGGAATTGGCCACCGTGTTGTTCACGGCGGAGAAAAATTCGATGATTCCGTACTTATTACTCCTGAAACATTGAAAGAAATAGACGAGCTTTCAGAACTTGCTCCTCTTCATAACCCGGCTAATGTTGTCGGTATTAAAGCATTTAAAGAGGTTCTTCCAAACGTGCCTGCTGTAGCTGTTTTTGATACAGCTTTTCATCAGACAATGCCGGAACAGTCTTTCTTATACAGCCTTCCATACGAGTATTATGAGAAATTCGGCATTCGTAAATACGGTTTCCACGGAACATCCCATAAGTACGTTTCAGAAAGAGCAGCTGAATTATTAGGCCGTCCGATTGAACAGCTTCGTCTTATTTCCTGTCATTTAGGGAACGGTGCAAGTATTGCTGCGATTGAAGGCGGAAAATCCATTGATACATCTATGGGCTTTACCCCGCTTGCTGGAGTAGCGATGGGAACTCGTTCAGGGAATATCGATCCTGCTTTAATTCCATTCATCATGGAGAAAACTGGTCATTCTGCAATTGAAGTATTGGACATTTTAAACAAAAAAAGCGGTCTGCTTGGAATTTCAGGATTATCATCCGACCTTCGCGACATTACAAAAGCTGCAGAAGAGGGGAATGATCGTGCAAGAACTTCATTAGAAGTATTTGCAAGCAGAATCCACAAATATATCGGTTCCTATGCAGCACGCATGTCAGGTGTAGATGCCATCATCTTCACAGCCGGAATCGGTGAAAACAGCATCGATATTCGCGAACGTGTACTTCGCGGATTAGAATTCATGGGTGTATACTGGGATCCTGCACTTAATCAGGTTCGCGGTGAAGAGGCGTTCGTAAGCTATCCTCACTCACCAGTAAAAGTCATCATTATTCCGACAAATGAAGAAGTTATGATTGCGCGCGATGTTGAACGCATTGCTAAATAA
- a CDS encoding Na+/H+ antiporter NhaC family protein: protein MEYAWLSLVPFLIVIALSIWLKEILPGLVLGLLAGSFIVKAELLGGLQQVLNYVLETLSDDTNMKIIGFLYLFGGLVGMMKISGGIKGFSEWVGKKVKSERGLLSIIWLSLPFTFMMPMFRIMMIGPVIKSLMEKSELSKQKIGFTMDVSTASTIVLLPAGTAFTGFMLSLVEGGIERNHLDLYPYQIYLSSIPFNFFAIVMLFLGLISTFRKSKKQSRAKSQKAAAEEHPYHGIGLKQELEEVKAQPWHLIVPLFFLLGLSMFLLWQDGTEKGGNTVFQAFAKADATFVMLLAVFLTLVITFLFYSIRRVPLKETLYHFYDGGNQMMQAIILLILVWALSLSAEDIGFSDFISLTLGSVLPASLVPAIIFLLGSAVGYFIGSSWGTWGLFMPLGMTLAVASGASIPLTVGAVFASGAFGAMTSPLGDTTITTASILEMPVVEYARYKLNFTAVGCAAAAILYVAAGLLLN, encoded by the coding sequence TTGGAATACGCCTGGCTCTCACTTGTTCCGTTTTTAATCGTTATTGCACTATCTATATGGCTGAAAGAAATTTTGCCCGGACTCGTGCTTGGTCTGCTTGCAGGTTCTTTTATTGTAAAGGCTGAACTTTTAGGAGGTCTGCAGCAAGTACTGAATTATGTGCTTGAAACGCTGTCGGATGATACAAATATGAAAATTATCGGTTTTTTGTATTTATTTGGCGGGTTAGTCGGAATGATGAAAATATCCGGAGGAATTAAAGGGTTCTCAGAGTGGGTCGGAAAGAAGGTAAAGTCAGAGCGGGGACTGCTAAGCATTATTTGGCTGTCTTTGCCCTTTACCTTCATGATGCCGATGTTTCGGATTATGATGATCGGGCCAGTCATTAAGTCGCTTATGGAAAAAAGCGAGCTGTCAAAACAAAAAATTGGTTTTACGATGGATGTTTCAACTGCTTCTACAATTGTTTTATTGCCTGCAGGCACTGCATTTACTGGCTTTATGCTTTCACTGGTAGAGGGCGGAATTGAAAGAAATCACCTGGATCTCTATCCCTATCAAATTTACCTCTCAAGCATACCTTTTAACTTCTTTGCAATTGTCATGCTTTTTCTTGGACTGATCAGCACGTTCAGAAAATCAAAAAAACAGAGCAGGGCAAAAAGCCAAAAGGCAGCGGCAGAAGAGCACCCTTATCATGGAATAGGTCTTAAGCAAGAGCTGGAAGAAGTAAAAGCCCAACCCTGGCATTTAATTGTCCCTTTATTTTTTCTTCTTGGACTATCAATGTTTCTTCTTTGGCAGGATGGCACTGAAAAGGGCGGAAACACCGTTTTTCAAGCTTTTGCTAAAGCGGATGCAACCTTTGTTATGCTGCTTGCTGTCTTCTTGACACTGGTGATTACCTTTCTGTTTTACAGCATACGCCGTGTCCCGCTGAAAGAAACGCTCTATCATTTTTATGACGGCGGCAATCAGATGATGCAGGCGATTATCCTTCTCATTCTAGTATGGGCCCTGTCCCTTTCAGCCGAGGATATTGGCTTTTCTGATTTCATCAGTTTGACGCTTGGGAGCGTTCTGCCTGCTTCCTTAGTGCCGGCCATTATCTTTTTGCTTGGCTCTGCTGTCGGTTATTTTATCGGATCTTCCTGGGGGACCTGGGGATTATTTATGCCGCTTGGCATGACACTTGCAGTCGCTTCGGGTGCTTCCATACCGCTTACAGTGGGTGCAGTATTTGCAAGCGGGGCATTTGGCGCCATGACCTCGCCGCTAGGAGATACTACTATTACTACTGCCTCAATCCTCGAGATGCCTGTTGTAGAGTATGCCCGCTATAAATTGAATTTTACTGCAGTCGGCTGTGCAGCTGCAGCCATATTATATGTTGCCGCAGGTCTCTTATTAAATTGA
- a CDS encoding EcsC family protein, whose protein sequence is MTLSNRESQLLAEIQVWEQHLGEDLRSDFGRTYDKWLNRKLNGIPEPIKRKFFDKFDDILFHLHSFIQNSHVQHDARQQLLMTAKTFDEDIHHIYDLKKLSVEQLHYISDLQLSKHRLYSFVQGGLAGTGGFLLMGIDLPAQMLLNLRAVQMTALSYGYEVNSPFEMMTSLKVYHASLLPKHLRYKQWVALTEDLNNKDENPFFYEGEDKLANLASIDHLLKQLVKVSAISMLRKKMIGGIPLIGMAIGAGINYQLTRQITDFAHQYYRYRLLLEKKDADYEFN, encoded by the coding sequence ATGACGCTATCAAATCGGGAAAGTCAGTTGCTTGCAGAAATACAAGTGTGGGAACAGCACTTGGGGGAGGATCTTCGTTCAGATTTTGGCCGCACGTATGACAAGTGGCTAAACCGAAAGCTTAACGGCATTCCAGAGCCGATCAAACGGAAATTCTTCGATAAGTTTGACGATATCCTCTTTCATTTGCATTCTTTCATTCAAAACTCACATGTGCAGCATGATGCAAGACAGCAGCTGCTCATGACGGCAAAAACATTTGATGAAGACATTCACCACATTTATGACCTAAAAAAACTCAGTGTAGAGCAGCTGCATTACATATCAGATTTACAATTGTCCAAGCATCGTCTTTATTCATTCGTTCAAGGCGGTTTAGCAGGGACAGGGGGATTCCTATTAATGGGGATTGATCTTCCAGCTCAAATGCTGTTAAACCTGCGTGCAGTACAAATGACGGCTCTAAGCTACGGCTATGAAGTGAATTCTCCTTTTGAAATGATGACATCTTTAAAAGTTTACCATGCTTCACTTCTTCCCAAGCATCTGCGCTATAAGCAATGGGTTGCTCTGACAGAAGACCTGAATAACAAAGATGAAAATCCGTTTTTTTATGAGGGAGAAGACAAGCTTGCAAATCTGGCGAGTATTGATCATTTACTTAAACAGCTTGTAAAAGTATCAGCCATATCCATGCTGCGAAAAAAGATGATTGGCGGTATTCCCTTGATCGGCATGGCCATTGGGGCCGGCATCAATTACCAGCTGACAAGACAAATTACAGATTTCGCCCATCAATATTACCGCTACAGGCTGCTGCTTGAAAAAAAGGATGCCGATTATGAGTTCAATTGA
- a CDS encoding molybdenum cofactor biosynthesis protein B: protein MSSIEHKLQAPSKVYCKIITVSDTRTADTDKSGQLISALIKKAGHEVVQYEIIPDEETLIKSAVNSGCKSSEIDVILLNGGTGIAKRDVTIEAVQSLLEKEIPGFGELFRMLSYQEDIGSSAILSRAIGGVSDDTVIFSMPGSAGAVKLAMEKLIIPELGHVVREVNKDLK, encoded by the coding sequence ATGAGTTCAATTGAACATAAATTGCAGGCACCTTCAAAGGTATATTGCAAAATTATAACGGTAAGCGATACTAGAACGGCAGATACGGATAAAAGCGGTCAGCTAATCTCAGCACTTATTAAAAAAGCAGGTCATGAAGTTGTTCAATATGAAATCATTCCTGATGAAGAAACGTTAATTAAAAGCGCTGTTAACAGCGGGTGCAAATCGAGTGAGATTGACGTGATCCTTCTAAATGGAGGCACTGGAATTGCAAAAAGAGACGTTACTATTGAAGCAGTTCAGAGCTTGCTTGAAAAAGAAATTCCAGGATTTGGAGAGCTGTTCAGAATGCTGAGCTACCAGGAGGACATTGGATCATCAGCCATCCTGAGCAGAGCTATAGGCGGCGTTTCAGATGATACAGTTATCTTCTCTATGCCAGGTTCGGCGGGTGCTGTTAAACTGGCAATGGAAAAGCTGATCATTCCGGAATTGGGACATGTTGTAAGAGAAGTTAATAAAGATCTGAAATAA